In one Trichosurus vulpecula isolate mTriVul1 chromosome 8, mTriVul1.pri, whole genome shotgun sequence genomic region, the following are encoded:
- the PAOX gene encoding peroxisomal N(1)-acetyl-spermine/spermidine oxidase, with the protein MEKGSGKGRPSSSSPVVVVVGGGIAGLGAVQRLCRHSGFRNLRLLEATDRCGGRICSQSAFGGVIEIGAHWIHGPSKNNPVFQLALEYGLLGEKEMSEENQLIEVGGHPGLPSLSLSSSGKNVNLKLVEDASNLFYTLLDQTREFLHMTETPVPSVGEYLKKELARHMVDWTEDEETKNLKLSIMNVFFNLECCVSGSHSMDLVALGSFGEYATLPGLDCTFSEGYEGLTNCIMTSLPKDVVLFNKPVKTIHWNGSYRQENFPGEKFPVLLECEGGEKFPAHHVIVTIPLGVLKEQINTLFSPPLPRRKAEVIRRMGFGTNNKIFLEFEEPFWEPDCQQIQVVWEDASPFLDAKAELHDIWFKKLIGFLVLPPLESTYVLCGFIAGLESEFMETLSDEEVISSLTEVLRRITGNPQLSRPRSMLRSRWHSAPYTRGSYSYVAVGSSGDDIDTLAQPLPADSSGPQFQILFAGEATHRTYYSTTHGALLSGWREADRLISCCDSQTQHLKPRP; encoded by the exons ATGGAGAAAGGCAGCGGTAAAGGCCGGCCCTCCTCATCGAGCCCCGTCGTGGTGGTGGTCGGCGGCGGTATAGCGGGGCTCGGGGCGGTGCAGCGGCTCTGCCGGCACTCTGGCTTCCGGAACTTGCGGCTCCTGGAGGCCACTGACCGCTGTGGGGGCCGCATCTGCTCGCAGTCCGCCTTCG gtGGTGTGATTGAGATTGGGGCGCACTGGATCCATGGGCCCTCCAAGAACAACCCTGTCTTCCAGCTGGCTTTAGAGTATGGCCTGTTGGGTGAGAAAGAGATGTCCGAGGAAAACCAGCTTATTGAAGTTGGTGGCCACCCTGGTCtgccctctctgtccctctccagCTCTGGCAAAAATGTGAACCTCAAATTGGTAGAAGATGCATCTAATCTGTTTTATACTCTGTTAGACCAAACCCGTGAGTTTCTTCATATGACAGAAACCCCTGTCCCCAGTGTGGGGGAATACCTGAAGAAGGAGCTTGCTCGGCACATGGTTGATTGGACAGAAGATGAAGAGACAAAGAACCTTAAACTGTCCATCATGAATGTCTTTTTCAACCTAGAGTGCTGTGTGAGTGGGAGCCACAGTATGGATTTGGTTGCCCTTGGATCCTTTGGGGAATACGCCACGTTGCCAGGGCTAGATTGTACCTTTTCTGA GGGGTATGAAGGCCTCACAAACTGCATAATGACTTCTTTGCCGAAAGATGTTGTACTGTTTAACAAACCAGTGAAAACCATTCACTGGAATGGCAGCTACAGACAAGAAAACTTTCCAGGAGAGAAATTTCCAGTGCTATTGGAatgtgaaggaggagagaagttCCCAGCACATCATGTTATAGTTACCATACCCTTAG GTGTTCTCAAAGAGCAAATCAATACTTTATTCAGCCCACCACTACCCCGTAGGAAAGCAGAAGTGATTAGGAGAATGGGCTTCGGAACCAACAATAAAATATTCCTGGAGTTTGAAGAACCTTTCTGGGAACCAGACTGCCAACAAATCCAGGTCGTGTGGGAGGACGCATCACCATTTCTGGATGCGAAGGCTGAGCTACACGACATATGGTTCAAAaagctcattggctttttagtcCTGCCTCCCCTGGA GTCCACATATGTTCTCTGTGGGTTCATTGCTGGACTGGAATCAGAATTTATGGAAACTCTTTCTGATGAGGAAGTAATTTCATCTCTAACTGAAGTTTTAAGAAGAATAACAG GAAATCCACAGCTCTCCAGGCCTAGGAGTATGCTCAGGtccaggtggcacagtgcccCCTACACCAGAGGCTCTTACAGCTACGTTGCAGTTGGCAGCTCTGGAGATGACATTGATACTCTTGCCCAGCCCCTTCCTGCAGACTCCTCAGGCCCCCag TTTCAGATCCTTTTTGCCGGGGAAGCCACCCATCGGACGTATTACTCTACCACCCATGGTGCTCTGCTGTCTGGGTGGAGGGAAGCGGATCGCCTCATCAGCTGCTGTGACTCCCAGACCCAGCATCTGAAACCCAGGCCCTGA